A stretch of Oncorhynchus gorbuscha isolate QuinsamMale2020 ecotype Even-year linkage group LG24, OgorEven_v1.0, whole genome shotgun sequence DNA encodes these proteins:
- the LOC124013065 gene encoding LOW QUALITY PROTEIN: heat shock factor protein 1-like (The sequence of the model RefSeq protein was modified relative to this genomic sequence to represent the inferred CDS: inserted 1 base in 1 codon) has protein sequence MEFHGGGSGGVVVSGSNVPAFLTKLWTLIEDPDTDPLICWSPNGNSFHVFDQGQFSKDVLPKYFKHNNMTSFVRQLNMYGFRKVVHIEQGGLVKPEKDDMEFQHPYFIRGQEPLLENIKRKVTNVSNVKHEDLKMSSDDVSKILTNVQNIKGKQETIDSQIIAMKHENETLWREVASLRQKHVQQQKVVNKLIQFLVTLVQSNRVLGMKRKIPLMLNDSSSAHSMPKYSRQYSLEHLQASSSISPSGSPFTSTGLFTAESSLNNGPIISDVTDLAQASHVEVTNEWMEESTSPLVHIKEEPSSHMLEEVCPAEVVIGXGAGIQVDTPLSPINFINSILQESNEPNAAPAPTTPTEQKCLSLACLDKSELSDHLDSIDNGLENLQTILNAQSINFESSPFFEFFSSSLPGSEFDLESLDSIQDLLSSDPPKGADRSDNYTAGKQLVQYTTQPMLLTDPLTNENGGADLPTLLEGDLYFSQDPEEEPTISLTSDIAAADKQIILKKLYKKGCTSMFNFILSCSCADDDKSTRLNPNDGFSLFSGLLSFIHFKA, from the exons ATGGAGTTCCACGGTGGTGGGTCTGGTGGGGTCGTGGTCAGTGGCAGTAACGTACCTGCATTTCTTACGAAACTTTGGACTCTTATTGAGGATCCGGACACGGATCCTCTGATCTGCTGGAGCCCA AATGGCAACAGCTTCCATGTGTTTGATCAGGGCCAATTCTCCAAGGACGTGCTTCCCAAGTATTTCAAACACAATAACATGACCAGCTTTGTACGCCAGCTCAATATGT ACGGCTTCCGCAAAGTAGTCCACATTGAGCAGGGCGGTCTGGTGAAGCCTGAGAAGGACGACATGGAATTCCAGCATCCCTACTTCATCCGCGGGCAGGAGCCTCTACTTGAAAATATAAAACGGAAAGTTACCAAT GTGTCCAATGTTAAACATGAAGACCTCAAGATGAGCTCAGACGATGTCTCGAAAATCCTGACCAACGTGCAGAACATAAAGGGCAAGCAGGAGACCATAGACTCCCAAATCATCGCCATGAAGCA TGAGAATGAAACTCTGTGGAGAGAGGTGGCCAGCCTCCGACAGAAACACGTCCAGCAACAGAAAGTCGTCAACAAG CTCATCCAGTTCCTAGTGACCCTGGTGCAGTCCAACAGAGTCCTGGGGATGAAGAGAAAAAT TCCCCTGATGCTGAACGACAGCAGCTCCGCCCACTCCATGCCCAAGTACAGCAGGCAGTACTCTCTGGAACACCTTCAGGCCTCGTCCTCTATCTCT CCCTCGGGCTCCCCATTCACCAGTACAGGTCTCTTCACGGCGGAGTCGTCACTTAACAACGGCCCCATTATCTCAGATGTCACTGACCTGGCTCAGGCCAGCCATGTGGAGGTCACCAATGAGTGGATGGAGGAAAG CACGAGCCCATTGGTCCACATAAAGGAGGAGCCGTCCAGTCACATgttggaggaggtgtgtcctgcTGAGGTTGTGATCG GGGGGGCAGGGATCCAGGTTGACACGCCTCTGTCCCCCATCAACTTCATCAACTCCATCCTGCAGGAGAGCAACGAGCCTAATGCGGCCCCCGCCCCCACGACCCCTACGGAGCAGAAGTGTCTCAGCCTCGCCTGTCTAGACAA GAGTGAGCTCAGTGACCATTTGGACAGCATCGACAATGGCCTGGAAAACCTCCAGACTATCCTGAATGCACAGTCCATCAATTTTGAGTCCTCACCCTTCTTTGAA TTCTTCAGTTCTTCCCTGCCTGGCTCTGAATTCGACCTGGAGAGCCTTGACAGT ATCCAGGACTTGCTTTCATCGGATCCACCTAAAGGGGCTGATAGAAGTGACAACTACACCG CAGGGAAGCAGCTTGTCCAGTACACCACCCAGCCAATGCTACTGACTGACCCATTGACCAATGAGAACGGGGGGGCGGACCTCCCCACTCTGCTGGAGGGGGACTTGTATTTCAGCCAGGACCCTGAAGAGGAACCTACCATCTCACTCACCTCTGACATAGCAGCAGCAGACAAGCAAATTATCCTGAAGAAACTTTATAAAAAGGGATGTACTAGTATGTTTAATTTTATTTTGTCGTGTTCATGTGCAGATGACGACAAATCAACTCGGTTGAATCCAAATGATGGTTTTTCACTATTCTCTGGGCTATTGAGCTTCATTCATTTCAAGGCTTAA